The Prinia subflava isolate CZ2003 ecotype Zambia chromosome 2, Cam_Psub_1.2, whole genome shotgun sequence genomic sequence AGACTTTTAATTTTGTGTGGTGTGTTTTCCCCGTTAGTGAAGAGATATGCCTAATTCCTTTTCCTATTGGTGACTGGTAGGCATCAGGCAAAGATACATCCAGGGTTTTTATTCAGCAGCCTTGTGTCAGTTTTGAATATTCAAGTGAGAGAAATGTCTGGATATGCTGGGACTCCATAGTAATCAATCTGTTACAGAGATCTCTAGAAGCTGTTTTAGTAGGCAGAAGCAGCACTTCAGACCTCCCAGTGCCCACAAAGAGCAAGAAGATTCCGagagaaattttctttcaagGCTGAAgttatacataaaatatattttcaagtgAAGAGAGAAGTTAAGTTTTATTCTACCCCCCAGAGAATCTTTCTTTTCTACTACAAATATTGCATACATAGACCTTTAAAAATACGGCTTTTATGCATACACACATAGATTGAACATACACACAGACACTTAACTGCTGTAGGCAGCTCTTCACTGGAAGCTGGAATGCATCCCATAGCTACAGCCGGTTAGCTGCCCCATCATCTCAATTTTATCCTGTTAGAGTTAGTAATTTAATGTAGATGAGTGAGTGGCTCAGctgttaaattaaatttaaaaaattcacaCTTTTAACACCCCATGTCACAGACATCCAAACCCTGAGAAACAACCCACAGTCATGACAGAGTCATGTGCTACAGGGCAGGTGATAAGTGTTACAAATCAATGTGAAATTAGGCATTTAATCTACAgcaggcaatttttttttttttttttgctactcATTTGTCAAGATGATGATTAAATGAAATCAATAGTTTATGTGGTTTTGGAAATATTAAGTAACAATTGCAATTGTTACTTAAGAGAGATTCATATTTATGTACtaccacatttttatttttaaaagctacaCTTATTTCTCATCCTCTGAGGAAGTTAGGAATAAAGTGCCTCCATTGACAAACTGGAAACTCCCTGAAATCAGTTTATCATTGGTAGTGGGAAGGtgattttcactgcttttttagaccataagcaaacaaaaatgtatGGGATATATGTACAAAACTACAGCAgcaattttttgtttgctttaagaATAATTAATTTACAAATAGAAAAGTACTCCagctggagaaataaaaaatcccaCAGGGAAGTAAAGTTCTGTTCCCTAAAACTACAAGACATATATAAGAACTGAAgattgcttttgctttcttgaGATTGAAAAAAGGCTTAACAAGACGTTCCTGACATCAAGAAGCTTCTCAGAAGCTGAATTTATCTATTATATCCTTCTCAATCATATTATATAACTTTCAATCACAGACCAGAGGTAAAGAGAATGATAAAatgagtttgttttttctcttaccAACATTTCTCAAACTACAAGCTGAATTGTTGCTTCTTTCCCCATCccaaggaaatgttttctccATATGATTGAAAAATTAGATTATATGCTACAAGTCAATGCCTAAATCTTCAATCAACGTAACTTTGTAGTACTTTTTCCATCACTATGTTTATGGTTAGTAAGACTCCTTTTTTCAATAGATAGAAGTGAATTACTGGGGGTTTGGGACATCTCATTGTAAAATCTATGTAACAGACTCATGCAACATAACTTTAACAGCCCCTCAGGGCTTCACTTGGTCATGTACAACTGCAAGAATTCAAGTAAGTCAAACCTCTTCTATTCCACTGATATCACTGCTGCATTTAGTGAACATATGACAGGAAACAGGCTGTGGCATTTCCAAGGGAGCCAAATTTATCCCGTGTTACTTCAAGGGAGTCAGTGCAGTTGCACCAGGAATGAGCGTGGCCCACAGTTTTCACTTTGGTCACATACCCCCTCTCATTGTGAAGGGCACCCAGgaacaaagataaaaatagcCTAATACAAATCAGGGAAACAGTCACATGCCAGTGAAGTGGGAAGCAATAATTGTGATCAGTGACTCATTCTGAAGTACGGGGTATAGGGGATTCCCTACATAGTAACATACAGGGTCAGCCACCAGATCTCTTCCTGCAGATTCACTGTGAATCTCTGTGCCTAAGGCAAGCCTTGCACATCCATTAACAGCACTGATAAAACAAAactgcacagcagtgcagccaaCTGTTCCTCTTGTATGATGCTGTCTTGTCACACAAGTCACACTTTGTGACTtcttaaaaatatcaaatataaTTTGTCCTTTTGTTGCACTTTTGTTTCAAGAAGCGGTGTGTGCATGCACAATTCTTCTTTATATTGGCCTAAAACACCGGGGACTGAACAGCAGATAGCAGCTACTGTTTGTGACAATGATCaggctttgttttctgtggaatTATTTTCCATGCTGTCCATTTTGACCTTGATAGCCACCCGTATGCAGCTGTGCAAACTGAacctgtttctctttctgcacaCTTTAGGTGGGTGACAGCACCATGGAGGATTAACAAGCAAGGTATGTGTTTATTGGTTGAACTCGAGCATTTGCAAAGACAAACTTGTTGAAATACAGACACAGATTTGGCTTCCTTTGCTTACAACAAAACTTATCCCACAGATAGGTGTAGGATAAACAACACAGATGGAAAAACAATGCATAGATGTATCAAACAACACACATGTTAAAAAACACATAGACATATCAAAACCTTCCAAAACCACGTAAACTATTAAATCAAGAAACTCAATCTACTTTATCCTCTCCTCATCCCTTCTCTGCAATGTTTTCTAGCTGTATGAGGTACAGAGATTTTAACTTAATGCTACCTTCCATTTTTTAAGATCTTTTTGTATCCCCTTCTGGTCACATATGTCCAAATATCTATTTTGGCCTTGCATCTGTGATGCCCAACCAGATAATATTGCTTTTTCTGGAAGGACTTCAGAGCCCCAGGGCCTTGCCCTTTGAGTCATGCAAATGAAATATATGCAACAACATGGcagtgcagctgccagcacGAGTGCAGTTACACCTAATGCAGTGCACATGAAACAGAAGGTACATTTATTCTGCACGTACACAGGTACACATTGATGCTGTTCCTGTCCTTCTGTGGGccccaagaaaaaaacaatcagGAAGGATAAATGTTGCTGCAGCAGGTCACACACAGCCCAAAGACCAAGGGTTGCACACACCTGACACTGAAACACTGACATGAAATGCCTTGATGAAGCCACCCACAGGAAATGCTGTTCTCTGGGCAGTGTCTGCTGTAGAAGCTGCTTACACAAACTCCTCTCTATCCGTGTAAATCCATTTGTCGTTCATCTACTGAGACTTGTCTGCAAGAAGATAAACAGTCTAATGCACTCCAGCCTGTACTGGGTTGGCAGAATGAACGTGTATTTAGCCAAGAGACTTTACAATTCCTGTGCATGTCTTGCTTTTACTGCACTTTGGACAGAGCATGACTAACAAAGAGCTAAGCAGAATATACTTGGCAAGCGTTTTAACTGCTTAAATAGATGAAAACAGGTAGagcaaaaagccaaacaaagatgaaaaattgtAGTCACTACAAGAGTATGTTCTGGTGtgcatgggtttttttgcaataaAGTTAAAATCAACTACAGCTCAAAAAATCATAACAAAATCTGAAGTTCAGTTTGAGAAGGAGATGTCATCACATGGAATACTCTAAAGGTACTAAAATAACCATGTACAATCTGGTTGTTTTTGAAAGTCTCTCAAATACCAACACTGCCACTGAAAACACATGCATTCTGTTCATACAGTACCATTTAACTCTACAGCCCAACGTGGAGggattaaaaaatgaagaacatgaaaagcacttttgtttcctcttaagatttttccattttagcCACCTATAAAGACAAATTCATGGGCAAAAAGGCATCTCTGTTTCAGTCAGGATCATCATGTAATTTGGGCAGCAGACATCTAAGCAATTGTTTTCCTTTATGTGGCATATATCATTTCACttatttccaaggaaaacatAATGAAGTGGTAATAAGGAGAGGCCTTCTCTGAAATATAGGAACACAAAAAATTCATAAAATGTTTAGGGGTAAGTGCAGCTTTAGAAACAAAGTTTGACCGATGCATatatcattattttaaaaaccaagtGTTCACATTGTGACAGCACCTGCATTCAGAATCCAACTCGCCATGAGCTAAACAAGCATATATCAAAGCCAGCTTCTTGACATGGAAGGTTTGAGCAGGAGGGTGTTAACATTACAACTGCCTATTTGGATACACTTAAAATGTAACACTCAGACAAAATTGTGTAAATGCTTCATTTTGTTCCTCTTAGCAGTCTGCTGCCTGTGCACCCACATTGTAATACATTGTTCTACATGcataaaacaaaaagatttaGTCCTTACTCTGTCTCGTCTATTGAGACCTATGCTACTAAAATTCCCTACAGCAGTGATGCATTAGGTTTTCATTGCTCATCATAAAGAGCTTTTTCTTGGAATGGAAATACTTCagcaaaatttcttttcctcccttccagaaAAAGGTACTGGTAAATCAGATTACCTGCCCTGTCAGTACCAGCCAGCAGGACTATACAGATCTCCTGGCTGAAAGGTCTGTGACCCTACTCTTGTTATCAAGCCTTCACATGTGCTTGAACAAATAAAACAGAGGGGGGTGTGTGGAAAGGCAATCAGCCACAGCCCTTTCAGAGACTGTGTAAGATAGAGAGCTTAAGATCTAAGCAATAATCTGGGCAAAACCCAGATATCCACAGTACAGTTACTCAACACTGCTAAGAAGCAGGTGCTCAGTAGCCTTCAGGAGGAGAAGCATAACACAGCACAAATCTAAACTTAAACCccctgaattttaaaatcttgttttaaCCTGAAAACACTGTATAAGCAATCTATTTCAGACTTTTTAGAACTTTAAAACAATTTCCATTTGCACTCATAAAAACACTTCTGCACTTctaattttctgctttcctgctttccagCTCCCCAAAGGCTGTctaaagcaaagagaagatattAGGCACTTTGCACTGTTCCTGAACACTGCTCTTCTTTCCTGCACTCCTAAAACCTCTGATTTGTGCCCTCTGCTTTCTTGTTGCCATGGAGAAGGTCCAACACATCACCCGCTCTGCTCTGAGGAGAGCCTCAACTATTGAGGTCAACCCACAAGCACGCCAAAGGCTCCAAGAGCTCTTTGTGAATTTCTGCCTGATTTTAATTTGCCTCTTGCTGATCTGTATCATTGTGATGCTCCTCTGAAGTTCCAGCACTTCTCTGCCCTGTCCTCTAGGAAAGTCACCCCAGGGGGAAGAGAGACCTACACATGCAACTCCCAGTGCAAGGATCCTCATGTGACAGGGGCTAGCACTTGGACTAGAGGGTGTGCCAACCAGTGCTGTGATCTTACTGCCCACTACATGCATTAAAAACCATTTCCTGTGCAGAACAGTGTTTAGAGCCTGTAGTTACAAAGTTGTGCATGACTCAATTTGCCAGTCTCACTCAAGAGATGTCTTTACTACATGGGGTAAAGTATCGGTAAATCAGATTATCTGGTCCCATCAGGAATAGCTAGCAGCTGGTAAAGTCGATGTTTTAGTCAGATAAACAGCACCATCACTTTTGGGGGCTTAAGTGTTTATGGGTTTCTCTGAAAATCTTTAAGAAGGGTTCCAAATTTGGACCATGCCTGCCCAAAGAAGAGCTTAGAGGTACACAGTCCTCAACACATCCTGGGAAAATTTCTGCTCTGCTTAGCTCAAGGTGCTGCATCTCTGCATTTTCAACTGAAGGCATTCAAATTGCTTTGGCATTTTTCAAAAGAATATGAGAATGAACAAAAAATCTCTTctaaatcagaaaggaaaaactatTTCATATGTTTTTCTCCCTATTTAAGGGATCTTATATATGTGACATCTGGAAGGACTTTCTATtatgttttgcagaaaaaaattgacaCTACCataactgacaaaaaaaaaataaatgttttccgTAGTCATTTGACTGACAAGACAACTGGCACAACCTGGATTCTCAGAGTTCTTAATATTTGCCTTTAGACAACTTAATTAAGGCCTGTTCTAATTTATGTAATAATTTCTTTAGtttaaaactacaaaaactTGGAACTTGCCAATGTCACATGCAGTGGCTTACACTTGATGTGGCAAAGAGAAAAGTCTAGGTCACCATTACTGTTGTGACTGAAGTGCATCCATATAAATATAAGTAACCTCTCCATCCTCAGCTGCAAATTCCTGCTAGAGAACATGCAAGTACTTTCCTAAAGCAAATGACAGATGAAAAAGTTCATCGTAAACAACGATGCACAGGAGGGGAAAGCACTGCAGAAATATCTTTTCAACATGTAAACCATAGGCTATACACATAAAAGATGACACTTCTACTCCAGAAATTGCGAGTAATGAGACTGAGTGAGACTTCCAACCCTACTAACCCTATTACAGGTTGCTGGTATTAAGCAAAATTCCTAGAAATTTGATACAATTCTCAAATTCAAAGAAAGCTCAATAATCAACAGACAGAGGTCAGACTGACATCCATTTTAAAAGAGATATTCTTCTATTCCATTCTATGTAAACATTCTTACTGATGAACAGAGATAATCAAAACAAGTTTATCTTGTATTCTGCCTTTAAGACTTAATACTTCATGAGTAGAAGCTGACAATGAACAgctgagcaggaagggaagaaatCTTTGAAAAGACTGTATTCAATGAAATGCAAGCAAAACCAGTGGAGAATTTCCTATCTGGTCAGTAGGTATGTTGAGACCAGACTCTGAAATAAGGTTACTCACTAGAGGAAATT encodes the following:
- the PLN gene encoding cardiac phospholamban isoform X2, whose translation is MEKVQHITRSALRRASTIEVNPQARQRLQELFVNFCLILICLLLICIIVMLL